The proteins below come from a single Ochotona princeps isolate mOchPri1 chromosome 13, mOchPri1.hap1, whole genome shotgun sequence genomic window:
- the LOC101524534 gene encoding LOW QUALITY PROTEIN: protein JTB-like (The sequence of the model RefSeq protein was modified relative to this genomic sequence to represent the inferred CDS: deleted 1 base in 1 codon; substituted 1 base at 1 genomic stop codon) codes for MANLLEQRNLGVTLGSSLSNPSMVSYSLRPKPPSVSFSPISISPTASPPLPADKGRYLRWFLWPGTLKLCQAEASVPGDKLSVSTSNLPCXLVGEFVLVKECTSCSTFQTETIPECGSTEYVGKVTRSSSKRNELISCRSALRQQPHLPWELEGAALGVALALACLVSAHQQQLDTKAPEKVRKQIESI; via the exons ATGGCG AACCTTCTGGAGCAGAGAAACCTGGGCGTCACGCTGGGCTCCTCCCTCTCCAATCCCTCCATGGTCAGTTACAGTCTTAGACCCAAACCCCCGTCAGTGTCCTTCAGCcccatctccatctctcctaCAG CATCCCCACCACTCCCTGCCGACAAGGGCCGCTACCTGCGTTGGTTTCTCTGGCCTGGCACTTTAAAGCTCTGCCAAGCAGAGGCTTCTGTGCCGGGGGACAAGCTGTCAGTGAGCACCTCGAACTTGCCCTGTTGACTGGTA GGAGAATTTGTGCTGGTCAAAGAGTGTACCTCTTGTTCTACATTTCAGACTGAAACGATCCCAGAGTGTGGGTCCACAGAGTACGTGGGGAAGGTCACACGCAGCTCATCCAAAAGGAATGAGCTGATAAGCTGCCGCTCTGCTCTGAGGCAACAACCACACTTGCCCTGGGAGTTGGAAGGGGCTGCCCTGGGTGTTGCCTTGGCCTTGGCTTGCCTGGTCAGTGCTCATCAGCAACAACTGGACACAAAGGCTCCAGAGAAGGTCCGGAAGCAAATCGAGTCCATATGA